A part of Campylobacter ureolyticus ACS-301-V-Sch3b genomic DNA contains:
- a CDS encoding twin-arginine translocation signal domain-containing protein, with the protein MTENRRDFLRKSLKIGAVAGATAAIANEGLKNCATTLSDDCATNASSGVVCGKAVKKEVLYKKNNLWEQYYRIAH; encoded by the coding sequence ATGACTGAAAATCGTAGGGATTTTTTAAGAAAATCTCTAAAAATCGGTGCAGTTGCAGGCGCTACAGCAGCGATTGCAAATGAGGGATTAAAAAATTGTGCGACGACTTTATCAGATGATTGTGCCACAAATGCAAGTAGTGGCGTGGTTTGTGGTAAAGCTGTCAAAAAAGAGGTTCTTTATAAGAAAAATAACTTATGGGAACAATACTATAGAATTGCTCATTAA
- a CDS encoding molecular chaperone TorD family protein produces MKDKNMTLGRSYYYEFFAIPFFFSEKDEKFNLWKKQLDYLKNSPIANENLDDFKALSKFSFDEFRAEQNRLLYDYSYSNIPLTASFYKEGRDEGLAKKLVLDTLRKSKFRKNSELCKDSEDFIGFIFYLMSSLLKDEINSNAFLSTELFVNVINEFIDEFIDFIKGSKEADFYLHLANLMQSFFELERSILAVEKPKIKPSVAKEMIEKQPYLSNLKTTKEKFDWDE; encoded by the coding sequence ATGAAAGATAAAAATATGACTTTAGGCAGAAGCTATTATTATGAATTTTTTGCAATACCATTTTTTTTCAGTGAAAAAGATGAAAAATTTAACCTTTGGAAAAAACAGCTTGATTATTTAAAAAATTCCCCAATTGCTAATGAAAATTTAGATGATTTTAAAGCTCTTAGCAAGTTTAGTTTTGATGAGTTTAGAGCTGAACAAAATAGGCTTTTATATGATTATTCTTACTCAAATATCCCACTAACTGCGTCATTTTACAAAGAAGGGCGAGACGAGGGGCTTGCTAAAAAGCTAGTTTTAGATACTTTGCGAAAGAGTAAATTTAGAAAAAATAGTGAGCTTTGCAAAGATAGTGAGGATTTTATCGGATTTATTTTTTATCTAATGTCATCACTTTTAAAAGATGAAATAAATTCAAACGCATTTTTAAGTACAGAGCTTTTTGTAAATGTGATAAATGAGTTTATAGATGAGTTTATAGATTTTATAAAAGGTAGTAAAGAGGCTGATTTTTACTTACATTTGGCGAATTTAATGCAGAGTTTTTTTGAGCTTGAAAGATCTATTTTAGCTGTTGAAAAGCCAAAAATAAAACCAAGTGTAGCAAAAGAAATGATAGAAAAACAGCCATATTTATCAAATTTAAAAACTACAAAAGAAAAATTTGACTGGGATGAATAA
- a CDS encoding 4Fe-4S dicluster domain-containing protein encodes MKEFAYLNSGLEVVIPDEIEELKAPNDEHYLVSNSPNLKAEIYAPEIDFYLKNSKDNVLQKAKNLNILYEARASVFDLAKDMDYEKNVGKNVILISDKERTNLSEILKQNGYKVINLTHAEVKFLYGEIGDLYTTVLSANDEFEVKSDFVLVDGIKEYMLRQSGTLDIGILTDEEILKYLDEKTPIYHYKSAITYDDKICQYHKRRSEHCAKCVDICPTVAILKDDEKKELVFSHIDCIGCGGCVSVCPSGAIDYAKMPSEAFYDVALKFKDKKIVITPRIMDLETCDVALDEGVLPFAIEGEKFLSQTHFMTLLQESGANLIFFSDVIAPGVKESIDLVNQIIKAKFNEVGILVAKDEIELRKELKELKFIDGLKFHMNERTLSKREIFSKRVLHIVGDDDLGVAKSGEWVRYGKVSIDENTCTLCLSCVGACNVAALIADESDNSIKFNASLCTTCGYCVQSCAEKETIFLERGEIELKKEYFSYQTLAKDELFKCIECGKEFATTKAVLKIANTMIPLFGNDTDRIKTLYCCADCKAKIMIQKQIKEAKEMQDKILKESK; translated from the coding sequence ATGAAAGAATTTGCATATTTAAATAGCGGGCTAGAAGTTGTAATTCCTGATGAGATAGAGGAGCTAAAAGCGCCAAATGATGAGCACTATCTAGTTAGTAACTCGCCAAATTTAAAGGCTGAAATTTACGCACCTGAGATTGATTTTTATCTAAAAAATAGTAAAGATAACGTTTTACAAAAAGCTAAAAATTTAAACATTTTATACGAAGCAAGAGCCAGTGTTTTTGACTTGGCAAAAGATATGGATTATGAAAAAAATGTTGGCAAAAATGTTATTTTGATAAGCGATAAAGAGCGCACAAATTTGAGTGAAATTTTAAAGCAAAATGGCTATAAGGTTATAAATTTAACTCACGCTGAAGTTAAGTTTTTATATGGAGAAATTGGCGATTTATACACAACAGTTTTGAGCGCAAATGACGAATTTGAGGTAAAAAGCGACTTTGTTTTGGTTGATGGGATAAAAGAGTATATGCTAAGACAAAGTGGGACTTTGGATATTGGCATTTTAACAGATGAAGAAATTTTAAAATATTTAGATGAAAAAACGCCAATTTATCACTATAAAAGCGCCATAACTTATGATGATAAAATTTGTCAATATCATAAAAGAAGAAGTGAACATTGTGCAAAATGTGTTGATATCTGCCCAACGGTTGCGATTTTAAAAGATGATGAAAAAAAAGAGCTAGTTTTTTCACATATTGATTGCATTGGATGTGGCGGATGCGTGAGTGTTTGTCCAAGTGGGGCGATTGATTATGCAAAGATGCCAAGCGAGGCGTTTTATGATGTGGCTTTGAAATTTAAAGATAAAAAAATAGTTATAACACCAAGGATTATGGATCTAGAAACCTGTGATGTTGCCCTTGATGAGGGAGTTTTGCCCTTTGCTATAGAGGGAGAGAAGTTTTTAAGCCAGACACATTTTATGACGCTTTTACAAGAAAGTGGAGCAAATTTGATCTTTTTTAGCGATGTTATCGCACCAGGAGTTAAAGAGTCTATAGATTTAGTAAATCAAATAATAAAAGCAAAATTTAACGAAGTTGGGATTTTGGTTGCAAAAGATGAAATTGAGCTTAGAAAAGAGCTAAAAGAGCTTAAATTTATAGATGGGCTTAAATTTCACATGAATGAGCGAACTCTATCAAAAAGAGAGATTTTCTCAAAAAGAGTTTTACATATTGTAGGCGATGATGACCTTGGCGTTGCAAAAAGTGGCGAGTGGGTAAGATATGGAAAAGTAAGCATTGATGAGAATACCTGTACGCTTTGTTTGAGCTGTGTTGGGGCCTGTAATGTTGCAGCGCTAATTGCCGATGAGAGTGATAACTCTATCAAATTTAACGCCTCACTTTGCACAACTTGTGGATATTGCGTGCAAAGTTGCGCGGAAAAAGAGACGATCTTTTTAGAGCGTGGTGAAATAGAGCTTAAAAAAGAGTATTTTAGTTATCAAACTTTGGCAAAAGATGAGCTTTTTAAATGCATCGAGTGCGGAAAAGAGTTTGCTACTACAAAAGCTGTTTTAAAAATAGCAAATACGATGATACCACTTTTTGGTAATGATACAGATAGAATAAAAACACTTTATTGCTGTGCTGATTGTAAGGCAAAGATAATGATTCAAAAGCAGATTAAAGAAGCTAAAGAAATGCAAGATAAAATTTTAAAGGAGTCAAAATGA
- a CDS encoding ABC transporter substrate-binding protein: MKKIVLILFIFSLSFSKEQGVLSSFCLSGANAQMGESIRNCAKMYFDDYNSKNKNKIKFSVFDDGFNSDIFRENILSNLGKNTFVFMPFDTANLRSIAPKIINKNIIVFSPVYAPNFLNFSVFKGVIKTFPSFDYEIENAMKFFIDTKNLSKISIIYQSGEHGEEAYNSLAKALINRNLSIFSSSSYKRNSNIIEPILENIDLNSELVVFALLDRISLEIAKKLSKKNENIKFLFLSSVNPIYFKELKNAYVSSFSPVLKEDDELLKLYKNLLVKNNLDEKNCSYNAFLNAFLVSKIFESLNFKDSPKNLVINRANLIINRYKFYEKQRIIKFNGGKIEILYEN; the protein is encoded by the coding sequence ATGAAAAAAATAGTCTTAATTTTATTTATTTTTTCTTTATCTTTTTCAAAAGAGCAAGGAGTATTATCCTCTTTTTGCCTAAGTGGAGCAAATGCCCAAATGGGCGAAAGCATTAGAAATTGCGCAAAGATGTATTTTGATGATTATAATTCAAAAAACAAAAATAAAATTAAATTTAGTGTTTTTGATGATGGGTTTAACTCAGATATTTTTAGAGAAAATATTTTATCAAATTTAGGTAAAAATACCTTTGTTTTTATGCCTTTTGACACGGCAAATTTAAGAAGTATTGCTCCTAAAATTATAAATAAAAATATAATTGTTTTTTCACCTGTTTATGCACCAAATTTTTTAAATTTTAGCGTATTTAAGGGCGTTATAAAAACATTTCCTTCGTTTGATTATGAGATAGAAAATGCGATGAAATTTTTTATAGATACAAAAAATCTAAGTAAAATTTCTATAATCTATCAAAGCGGAGAGCATGGGGAAGAGGCTTATAATAGCCTTGCAAAAGCCCTAATAAATAGAAATTTAAGCATATTTTCAAGCTCAAGCTATAAAAGAAACTCAAATATAATTGAACCGATTTTAGAAAATATTGATTTAAATAGTGAGCTTGTAGTTTTTGCACTTTTAGATAGGATTTCATTAGAAATTGCAAAAAAATTAAGTAAAAAAAATGAAAATATAAAATTTTTATTTCTAAGTTCTGTTAATCCAATTTATTTTAAAGAGCTCAAAAATGCTTATGTTTCTTCATTTTCTCCAGTCTTAAAAGAAGATGATGAGCTTTTAAAACTATATAAAAACTTACTTGTTAAAAATAATTTAGATGAAAAAAATTGCTCTTATAATGCGTTTTTAAATGCATTTTTAGTCTCAAAAATATTTGAAAGCCTAAATTTCAAAGATAGCCCTAAAAATTTAGTAATAAATAGAGCAAATCTAATTATAAATAGATATAAATTTTATGAAAAGCAAAGAATAATTAAATTTAATGGTGGCAAAATAGAAATTTTATATGAGAATTAA
- a CDS encoding sensor histidine kinase, translating to MNFLVELIKKLDFRRNINLLVITIFVAIFSMLLVFILFISNLKNVINDIYHYNISPITRLENIRDIYSSNIDFLITKFDTTYNKTYIELTKESINQIIFEWNEYKKIPEFNENTLTFKEKLKRIFFKTSENFPYNYYKADLENKITKTLKEVEKTILIACEVDIPVAEMMHLKKELISINTNAHLLLIHHLKEINNKKTRTDYRYIQSLKFLSFSLIITIIFFFMLVFALTINSKKINEKLERSVKRKTKALKELNENLEKRLEKELIISRKKDQTIFLQSKNASLGEMLENVSHQWRQPLGAISMIIQSFETKLEKNKLTPEFVKSQVNEAMILANGMSQTLEDFRSFYSPTKAKKTFTLNEVINDAIRLTKYLLQKKEIELIFDKSQEITIYSFKNELLQVLINIINNAKDAIDEKEDIKFIWIKLTKLDGFARVEIIDNGGGIDAIIIDKIFEPYFTTKHKSLGTGIGLYMSKNIVEKHLKGNLYVKNVILGRSKKEYKCANFIIDLPLKDES from the coding sequence ATGAATTTTTTAGTAGAACTTATAAAAAAATTAGATTTTAGAAGAAATATAAATTTGCTTGTTATTACAATATTTGTTGCAATTTTTTCTATGCTTTTAGTATTTATATTATTTATATCAAATTTGAAAAATGTAATCAATGATATATACCATTACAATATTTCACCAATCACAAGACTTGAAAATATAAGAGATATCTATAGTTCAAATATTGATTTTCTTATAACTAAATTTGATACAACTTACAATAAAACATATATCGAACTTACCAAGGAAAGCATAAACCAAATAATTTTTGAATGGAACGAATATAAAAAAATACCAGAATTTAATGAAAACACACTAACTTTCAAAGAAAAACTAAAAAGAATTTTTTTTAAAACAAGTGAAAATTTTCCATATAACTACTATAAAGCCGACCTTGAGAATAAAATCACAAAAACCTTAAAAGAGGTTGAAAAAACTATTTTAATAGCTTGTGAAGTCGATATACCAGTAGCTGAAATGATGCATCTAAAAAAAGAGTTAATTAGCATAAACACAAACGCGCATTTACTTTTAATCCATCACCTAAAAGAGATAAACAATAAAAAAACAAGAACTGATTACCGCTATATCCAAAGTCTTAAATTTCTGTCTTTTTCACTAATTATTACAATAATTTTCTTTTTTATGTTAGTTTTTGCACTCACAATAAATTCTAAAAAAATAAATGAAAAACTTGAAAGAAGCGTTAAAAGAAAAACAAAAGCCCTAAAAGAGCTAAATGAAAATTTGGAAAAAAGACTTGAAAAAGAGCTAATAATTTCTAGAAAAAAAGATCAAACCATTTTTTTACAATCCAAAAATGCAAGCTTAGGTGAAATGCTTGAAAATGTATCTCATCAATGGCGCCAACCTTTAGGAGCAATTTCTATGATAATACAAAGCTTTGAAACTAAACTTGAAAAAAATAAACTAACTCCTGAGTTTGTAAAAAGCCAAGTAAATGAGGCTATGATTTTGGCAAATGGAATGTCACAAACTTTAGAAGATTTTAGAAGTTTTTATAGCCCAACAAAAGCTAAAAAAACATTTACATTAAATGAAGTTATAAACGATGCAATAAGACTTACTAAGTATTTGCTTCAAAAAAAAGAGATTGAATTGATTTTTGATAAGAGCCAAGAAATAACAATATACTCTTTTAAGAATGAGCTTTTGCAAGTTTTGATAAACATCATAAACAATGCAAAAGATGCAATAGATGAAAAAGAAGATATTAAATTTATTTGGATAAAACTTACAAAGCTTGATGGTTTTGCTAGAGTTGAAATTATAGATAATGGTGGTGGAATTGATGCCATCATAATAGATAAAATTTTTGAACCATATTTTACTACAAAACATAAAAGCTTAGGAACTGGTATTGGGCTTTATATGAGTAAAAACATCGTTGAAAAGCACCTAAAAGGAAACTTATATGTAAAAAATGTTATACTTGGAAGAAGCAAAAAAGAGTATAAATGTGCAAATTTTATAATAGATTTGCCACTAAAGGATGAGTCATGA
- a CDS encoding response regulator has translation MKKRNLDILSNFDILYIEDETHLLHQTTTVLEDFVRNLYPCPSLKKAYEVLENKNIDAIISDILLEEATGIELLRNLRKEDNDTPMIFTTAYTDTKYLLEAIKFGANNYLVKPINIKELLNSLYDVLLPKIKDKEIDKNKNIIRMVALVTDTKAVEVIKFIINNLDENLVFNHTYNDIMDNIDVSKPTIIKLFKQLGDLEVLVKLQNAKYQFNPSKLNNVEI, from the coding sequence ATGAAAAAAAGAAATTTAGATATATTGTCAAATTTTGATATTTTATACATTGAGGATGAAACACATCTGCTTCATCAAACAACAACTGTTTTAGAAGATTTTGTAAGAAATTTATATCCTTGCCCAAGCCTAAAAAAAGCTTATGAAGTACTTGAAAATAAAAATATTGATGCAATAATTAGTGATATTTTACTTGAAGAGGCAACAGGAATCGAGCTTTTAAGAAATTTAAGAAAAGAAGATAATGACACTCCTATGATTTTCACCACAGCTTATACAGATACAAAATATCTTCTTGAGGCTATAAAATTTGGTGCAAATAACTACCTTGTAAAGCCAATAAATATAAAAGAACTCTTAAATTCACTTTATGATGTACTTTTGCCAAAAATAAAAGATAAAGAAATTGATAAAAATAAAAATATTATAAGAATGGTGGCTTTGGTAACTGATACAAAAGCAGTTGAAGTAATAAAGTTTATTATTAATAATCTAGATGAAAACTTAGTATTTAACCACACATACAACGACATTATGGACAATATAGATGTTAGCAAACCAACCATTATAAAACTTTTTAAACAGCTTGGCGATTTAGAAGTTTTAGTAAAATTACAAAATGCAAAATATCAGTTTAACCCATCAAAATTAAACAATGTGGAGATTTAA
- the selA gene encoding L-seryl-tRNA(Sec) selenium transferase, with amino-acid sequence MKIDLPKVDKIANLAEFKDYFYPLVLNLAKQIIEKERKKALLNLEYKDEQGIIEAIKSEYEIYKNLELKPLINATGVVIHTNLGRSVINEELLQRAQKTITSYSNLEYDLKTGKRGLRYNYTAKLCSMLFDCEDALIVNNNASAVFLVLNTFAKNSEVIVSRGELVEIGGSFRIPEVMASSGAILHEVGTTNKTNLNDYEKAINENTKMLMKVHQSNFNIQGFSQNVSASEISNLAKKCGLISYYDLGSAYVNELPYSLSTHEPPLKKVLQSAVNLVSFSGDKLFGSVQCGLILGKKELIDELKKNQLLRMLRVDKITLSILNETLKAYINKEFNLIQTTHQIYKDIDELTDMANLVKANVATPSKVVKTKTFIGGGTLPCKEYPSIALAFLGNPIELEQKFREKRVIGRIENDKFMLDFRSIMDKDLQNLIKICNEIFREQP; translated from the coding sequence ATGAAAATAGACTTACCAAAAGTGGATAAAATCGCAAATTTGGCTGAATTTAAAGACTATTTTTATCCACTTGTTTTAAATTTAGCCAAACAAATTATCGAAAAAGAGAGAAAAAAAGCTCTTTTAAATTTAGAGTATAAAGATGAACAAGGTATTATTGAGGCGATAAAAAGTGAGTATGAAATTTATAAAAATTTAGAGTTAAAGCCCTTGATAAATGCAACTGGCGTTGTGATTCATACAAATTTAGGAAGAAGTGTTATAAATGAAGAGTTGCTTCAAAGAGCCCAAAAAACAATAACTTCTTACTCAAATTTAGAATATGACTTAAAAACTGGAAAAAGAGGGCTAAGATACAACTACACAGCAAAGCTTTGCTCCATGCTTTTTGACTGTGAGGATGCTTTGATCGTAAATAACAATGCAAGTGCTGTTTTTTTAGTCTTAAATACATTTGCCAAAAATAGTGAAGTTATCGTTAGTAGAGGCGAGTTAGTTGAGATTGGTGGAAGCTTTAGAATTCCAGAAGTTATGGCAAGCTCAGGCGCGATTTTGCATGAAGTTGGCACAACAAACAAGACAAATTTAAACGACTATGAAAAAGCTATCAATGAAAACACAAAAATGCTTATGAAGGTTCATCAATCAAACTTCAACATTCAAGGTTTTAGCCAAAATGTAAGTGCAAGTGAAATTTCAAATTTGGCTAAAAAGTGCGGTTTAATAAGCTATTATGACCTAGGAAGTGCTTATGTAAATGAGCTTCCATACTCTTTAAGTACTCATGAACCACCACTTAAAAAGGTTCTTCAAAGCGCTGTAAATTTAGTTAGCTTTAGCGGCGATAAGCTTTTTGGAAGTGTACAATGTGGGCTGATTTTAGGTAAAAAAGAGCTGATAGATGAGCTTAAAAAAAACCAACTTTTAAGAATGCTACGAGTTGATAAGATAACTCTAAGTATCTTAAATGAAACCCTAAAAGCCTACATCAACAAAGAATTTAACCTCATCCAAACAACTCATCAAATTTACAAAGACATTGATGAGCTAACTGATATGGCAAATTTAGTAAAAGCAAATGTAGCCACGCCATCAAAAGTAGTAAAAACAAAAACTTTTATAGGTGGTGGAACGCTTCCTTGCAAAGAATATCCTAGCATTGCATTGGCTTTTTTGGGAAACCCGATAGAGTTAGAGCAAAAATTTAGAGAAAAAAGAGTTATTGGAAGAATTGAAAATGATAAATTTATGCTTGATTTTAGAAGCATAATGGATAAAGACTTGCAAAATCTAATCAAAATTTGCAACGAAATTTTTAGAGAACAGCCTTAA
- the selB gene encoding selenocysteine-specific translation elongation factor: MQSMIIGTAGHIDHGKTSLIKALNGFEGDEMKSEIEKGITIDLSFSNLKKGDENIAFVDVPGHENLVKTMISGAYAFDAAMLVVASNDSLMPQTKEHIQILSLLNVKSLILCITKCDLTSKDEQLSAQNQTLKYIENFKNLEVLKTFFVSIKDELSIAELKNFLFTLKPKKREESALTRYYIDRVFSFKGVGTIVTGSLIEGTIKENERLFCLDINKEFLVKSIQVHDEFTKFATHPNRVALNLANAKTSELKKGYILSKKGFFRGFKEIDTVFYGEISHTSEVIFCVGSRQIEAKALVLSTKEEQSFVTFKFEKELFLKFNEAFVVLENSRVIGGGRVLNPISEPLKKAQKIEFLMRLLEKDFKKVFEILTATHKHGFGLISSFQRFDLTHEEALEVASSLNQVFVDKEGLCIYGLEALSDLKKIIKFIIEKNKFAVISAQSIAIKITWTTNEFANFALDELVKEKILEKNNLLYVKKGVELNSIEENLTDKIFNILESSKLTPKAPYNIYDDLDIDKIVGDNIFKSLTKSKKIVRLAHNLFVTSSNLNLAMKEIREIIKKNGLANVQILKEKLGLSRKFAIAYLEYLDKFDDIKNLDNDRMFINFN; the protein is encoded by the coding sequence ATGCAAAGTATGATAATTGGCACCGCAGGACACATAGATCACGGCAAGACTTCACTCATAAAAGCGCTAAATGGCTTTGAGGGTGATGAGATGAAAAGTGAGATCGAAAAAGGCATAACAATTGATTTAAGCTTTTCAAATTTGAAAAAAGGTGATGAAAATATCGCTTTTGTAGATGTTCCTGGACATGAAAACTTAGTTAAAACTATGATTTCAGGAGCCTATGCATTTGATGCGGCGATGCTAGTTGTAGCTAGCAATGACTCGCTCATGCCTCAAACCAAAGAGCATATTCAAATTTTATCGCTCCTTAATGTAAAAAGTTTGATTTTATGTATCACAAAGTGCGATCTAACAAGCAAAGATGAGCAACTTAGCGCCCAAAACCAAACCCTTAAATATATAGAAAATTTTAAAAACTTAGAAGTTTTAAAAACCTTTTTTGTAAGCATAAAAGATGAACTTTCCATAGCTGAGCTTAAAAACTTTTTATTTACATTAAAACCTAAAAAACGTGAAGAAAGTGCCTTAACAAGATACTATATCGATAGAGTTTTTAGCTTTAAAGGAGTTGGCACAATTGTCACTGGAAGCTTGATAGAGGGCACTATAAAAGAAAACGAAAGGCTTTTTTGCCTAGATATAAATAAAGAGTTTTTAGTAAAAAGCATTCAAGTCCATGATGAGTTTACCAAATTTGCCACTCATCCAAACAGAGTTGCGTTAAATTTGGCAAATGCAAAAACAAGTGAGCTTAAAAAAGGCTATATTTTAAGTAAAAAGGGCTTTTTTAGAGGCTTTAAAGAGATTGATACTGTATTTTATGGAGAGATTTCTCATACAAGTGAGGTTATTTTTTGTGTTGGAAGTAGGCAAATCGAGGCAAAAGCTTTGGTTTTAAGTACAAAAGAAGAGCAAAGTTTTGTAACTTTTAAGTTTGAAAAAGAGCTATTTTTGAAATTTAACGAAGCTTTTGTAGTGCTTGAAAACTCACGTGTGATTGGTGGTGGAAGAGTTTTAAACCCAATTAGCGAACCACTTAAAAAAGCTCAAAAAATAGAGTTTTTAATGCGCCTTTTAGAAAAAGATTTTAAAAAAGTTTTTGAGATTTTAACCGCCACTCACAAACACGGCTTTGGACTTATCTCATCATTTCAAAGATTTGATCTAACCCATGAAGAAGCTTTAGAAGTCGCAAGCTCGCTAAATCAAGTATTTGTTGATAAAGAGGGGCTTTGTATTTACGGCCTTGAAGCTTTAAGCGATTTAAAAAAAATAATTAAGTTTATAATAGAAAAAAATAAATTTGCTGTTATTTCGGCTCAAAGTATTGCCATTAAAATAACCTGGACAACAAATGAGTTTGCAAATTTTGCTCTTGATGAGTTAGTAAAAGAAAAAATTTTAGAAAAAAACAATCTTTTATATGTTAAAAAAGGTGTTGAATTAAACAGCATTGAAGAAAATTTAACCGATAAAATTTTTAATATTTTAGAAAGCTCAAAACTCACTCCAAAAGCTCCTTATAATATATATGATGACTTAGATATTGATAAAATTGTAGGTGATAATATTTTTAAAAGCTTAACAAAATCCAAAAAAATAGTTCGCCTAGCTCATAATCTTTTTGTAACTTCATCAAATTTAAATCTTGCTATGAAAGAAATTAGAGAAATTATCAAAAAAAACGGCTTAGCAAATGTTCAAATTTTAAAAGAAAAACTTGGTCTTAGTCGTAAATTTGCAATAGCATATCTAGAATATTTAGATAAATTTGATGATATCAAAAATCTAGATAATGATAGAATGTTTATAAATTTTAATTAA
- a CDS encoding thioredoxin fold domain-containing protein, with protein sequence MKKIVLTSIIAASSMFAATDAEIKNFFEQMVPGHAMSVEVEKRTPIPGLDGFEEVIYKVSQGDFSQKDAIYTKGDFIAQDLFNIKTKKSYKEEFINGMINESIAEIYKKEETKNIIKLGNDPKKETLIMLSDADCPFCKREIASIEDNLKENNYEIIMTSIHGPASHAKSAKIYEEVAKAKNDAEKIKVLKKYYADNIPAVEGVDQKEIDRLNSLAEKYFKAGVQGVPYIVNKKELVK encoded by the coding sequence ATGAAAAAAATAGTTTTAACTTCAATTATCGCAGCAAGCTCAATGTTTGCAGCAACTGATGCGGAAATCAAAAATTTCTTTGAGCAAATGGTACCAGGTCATGCTATGAGCGTAGAAGTAGAAAAAAGAACCCCAATCCCAGGATTAGATGGATTTGAAGAGGTTATTTATAAAGTAAGCCAAGGTGATTTTAGCCAAAAAGATGCAATTTATACAAAAGGTGATTTTATAGCTCAAGATCTTTTTAACATTAAAACAAAAAAAAGCTATAAAGAAGAGTTTATAAACGGTATGATAAATGAAAGTATTGCTGAAATCTATAAAAAAGAAGAGACAAAAAATATAATCAAACTTGGAAATGATCCTAAAAAAGAAACTTTAATTATGCTAAGTGATGCAGATTGCCCATTCTGTAAAAGAGAAATAGCAAGCATAGAGGATAATTTAAAAGAAAATAATTATGAAATAATTATGACTTCTATCCACGGACCAGCTTCTCATGCAAAAAGTGCTAAAATTTACGAAGAAGTAGCTAAAGCAAAAAATGATGCTGAGAAAATAAAAGTTCTTAAAAAATACTATGCTGATAATATCCCAGCAGTTGAGGGAGTAGATCAAAAAGAAATCGATAGACTTAACTCTTTAGCTGAGAAATACTTCAAAGCTGGCGTTCAAGGCGTTCCATATATTGTAAATAAAAAAGAACTTGTAAAATAA
- a CDS encoding MqnA/MqnD/SBP family protein, translating into MLFGKIDYLNLLPFHVFLKKYPLPSYVKKGIEFKKDVPSVLCKKLYNRRVDAAVISSVESRRKKYKKLNMGIVAKKDVKSVLVRKNSAKSLDPASMTSNMLSKVLGLNGSVVIGDKALKCYLDEGFDKFYDMGKIWHERTNLPFVFAVFCLIDSKKAYENLTNSFLRSKVKIPQYILSQYAKSRSVKKSEILWYLNYISYKICIKEKKALNMFLKKARLLNFNPN; encoded by the coding sequence ATGTTATTTGGAAAGATTGATTATTTAAATTTACTTCCTTTTCATGTGTTTTTAAAAAAATATCCGCTTCCAAGTTATGTAAAAAAGGGTATTGAGTTTAAAAAAGATGTACCAAGTGTGCTTTGTAAAAAACTTTACAATAGGCGTGTTGATGCTGCTGTTATATCAAGTGTTGAAAGTAGGCGAAAAAAATATAAAAAATTAAATATGGGAATTGTTGCAAAAAAAGATGTTAAAAGTGTTTTAGTTAGAAAAAACTCAGCTAAAAGTTTAGATCCAGCTTCTATGACATCAAATATGTTAAGCAAAGTTTTAGGCTTAAATGGAAGTGTTGTGATAGGCGATAAGGCATTAAAATGTTATCTTGATGAGGGTTTTGATAAATTTTATGATATGGGAAAAATTTGGCATGAAAGAACAAATTTACCATTTGTTTTTGCTGTTTTTTGTCTTATAGACTCAAAAAAAGCCTATGAGAATTTAACAAATTCATTTTTAAGAAGTAAAGTGAAAATTCCTCAATATATTTTAAGCCAATACGCCAAATCAAGAAGTGTTAAGAAATCTGAAATTTTATGGTATTTAAACTATATAAGTTATAAAATTTGCATAAAAGAAAAGAAAGCTTTAAATATGTTTTTAAAAAAAGCAAGACTTTTAAATTTTAACCCAAATTAG